CGATGATGGGTCTCTTGAATTTTACACATTATTcagtctttttaatgtttttatttacagactGGATCTGTAACTTGCCATCAAGATGTCAAAGTAAGTATAAAGGATTTTAGCTAGTAAACTATATTCAGCGAGAATCCTGATAGTAACTAGTTTAgatcaaaaaatgtattattgtagTGGTGTAAGGCAACATAATACCAGAAATGGAAATCTAATAAACctatttattatcattataacAGTAATACTTTATGCTGCCTCAAAATTAACAATTCCTCTTTTAGCAAAAATGCCAGATTTCAATGATTTGTGAATGAATCGTGTATTGAGATATTTAATATACAATGCTGACATaattattttgaataaattgtttcttgtttcatttGATAGAAAGGCTCATGCAGGGATCAAAGTGATAATTCCTTCCCAAGAAACGAAAAGAGTAGTTTAGATGTAACAATTTAACATCTCTGCAGTGTCTATGATTCTTTAacactttaattattttacagttttcacatactgtatttttttatgtatatatgaTATGGCTGTTAAGATAGACAGTGTGGATCTTGGAAGAGAGATGTACAAGACAAGCTTTAAAAGGATTAATTGGCAAGCACCTGAAAGAGGCAAACACCACCTGGGATCACCTGTTTTTGCATGGCATACGCTGTAAGCACAGTCGCTTTGCTGTGTGCAAATGGGCAACAAATATATCATAACCCAGAAAGAAAATCTTTGCATTATGATACAAGACTTAACACATGTGCATCCAAACTGCATTATAATGAATGTACTCTTCACTGAGTTCTGCAATGAAAGATCACCactctttgttttttaagtCAAACAGCTAgttgacataaaaaaaagaactatttTATATAATGTAACCAATATGTAGGAATTCACCAGAATACAGTGATGTCTTGTGTCCAGATTAGACTCTAGTGCCAGCAGGTTCTTTTCCATTTTAAGCACTAATCCATCCTCACAGGAGAGGAATAAGACAGTGGGTGGACAGTAGGGGGAGTTTATCCTGTAATTAGAAATGACAGCCATGGTATATTGTAGATGTACGATAAGATGACACGACAACTTTGGCCACAGAAAAAGGTCGTTTTTGCTATGCACTAACAAAAACAACTATACTATGGAGAGAGGCACATTTGGGCTTGGCCCTGAACATGTTCCACTTTTAATCAAACATGTTTAGAGCAACTAGTCAAATtcattgtgttttgcttttttcccttttcagaGTATTCAAGAAAACCAGTGGGAATGGGCATGTAAGTGGCTTCAATATACAATATAGTCATTACAGGGCACCCCTTTGGCAGAGGGAGGAGTGCAATTTGTATGTCGCTGTTCCAACTTCCAGAAATAGCTTCAAAATTCTTGTAACCCTGGTGAACCGTTTCCCTCTTTgcttttttccatttctctcAGATTGCCCTGTACTTGGGGAAGAGAGACTTTGTGGACCATGTGGATTCTGTGGACGTAGTTGGTGCGTGGCACAATTTCCTCTAAACATATGTACACACTGTGTATGTGAATCTGTGGAATGTAAGGCCATTAAATGATTATTCTCCTATTTGCAGAGGGGGTAGTTAAAGTGGACTCTTCTGGTCTTGAGGGCAGGAAAGGTACTTATATTTTATACACTATCAATTATAAACATTATAAGCCATGAACCATGACAGCACACTCTAATATGCAACTATGTCCTTTTCCATTACAGTATATGTCTACCTCGCTTGTGCCTTCCGCTATGGAAGTGACGACTTGGATGTCATCGGACTGTCCTTCAGGAGAGACATCTGGATCAAGCGCGTTCAAGTGTATCCAGCTACAGAAAACCCAACTAAAACACCAATGCTAGAATCCCTCCTAAAGAAAGTTGGAGAGCAAGGATATCCCTTTGCGTTCCAGGTGAGGGAGCATAATCTCCTTACATTACATCAGCTGAGTCCTGGTGCTCAGTCCAATCTTATTTTGATCAAGCACAGATCACATCATCACCATCAATTTACTATCCAGTCATCATTTTAAGTGAATGATTATGAATGTGCTTTGTTTCTTCTTGTTTCAGATGCCAACAGATCTTCCATGCTCAGTGTCATTACAGCCTGGGCCAGGTGACTCTGGCAAGGTACaccatctttcttttcttttacacaTACACTAATGTCTGACAAACAATAATTGATTTGGATTTTGTTCTGTTGTAGGCTTGTGGCGTGGACTTTGAGGTTAAAGCATTCCTTGCCAATGAAGCAGACAATCCAGATGAAGTGATTGACAAAAAGTATGTCTGCTCCCAGTTAAACCATACTGTCAGTGCACTCTGAGCAATCTTGAGCTGAATAAATAACATGCAGAGAATCATCAACTATGTCTTTTATCTGGTCTTAGGGACACTTGCCGACTGATGATTCGTAAAATACAGTTTGCACCAGCTAACAACAAGGCTGGACCCAAGGCTGAAATCTCAAAGCAGTTTATGATGTCTGACAAACCAGTTCACTTGGAGATtgcccttgaaaaagaggtacATGAAAACAGTAATTTTGATATTATAAAGGTTATGTTATTGCTAAATATATTCTAAATAGATTTTTCGTATTTATAGTGTTATTACCATGGAGATCCGATCACCGTCAAAGTAAAAATCAACAACGAAACCACCAAGACCGTGAAGAAAATCAAAGTCTCTGGTAGGCAACAAGAAAATGGTTAAAGCCTGATTTCATTTAAAGTTACATATACatagtttatatatttttttatatatatatatatatatatatatatatatatatatatatatatatatatagacacagagagagagagcgagagagagagacagagagagagatttttttatacatatttgtattttttaaccaACACCTCTAATGCGaactattttgtatttttagttgAGCAGCTAACAAGTGTGGTCCTCTACTGCTCTGACATTTACACCAAGGAAGTATGTTGTCAGGAGTTTGCGTAAGTAAACAggatttgaatcattttagattcagttttaataatgattttatttacTAACTGAAATTGCCAGCCCATAAAACTATTCTTACATCTCAGCATCGTTACATCTGCTCTGTGCAGCTATTAATGAGAAAATGCTTTGTATATTATTCCATTTCATAAACTTAAAATATGGAGTGTGAATACGCAAATTAACACACATAATGGCATTTAAGTGAAgctattatttatgttttgtatgCCTTATATGTCATGTGTTTATGTACTATTACTAACAGGGAGACAGTAAATGCAAACTCTACACTTGACAAGTCCTTCCAAATAACCCCCCTGCTTTCCAACAACAAAGAGAAGCGAGGTCTTGCGGTGGACGGACGGCTAAAAGATGGGGACACCAACCTCGCATCCACAACATTGTAAGACATATTAGGTCTTTCAGCAGAGGGTTTACAGTGACGCCAGTACAGGCTTTTATCCTCTTAATGACTGGTGGTAATGTTATAGATTGTGTCATCCACTTATGGTGTCTTAAACCAAATCCTTCAGCTCTGAACGGTAAACTATTCCTGTCTCCTCACAGGAGTCAAGGAGAGAAGGAGATGCAAGGAATCATCATCTCCTATAAAGTCAAGGTCAACCTGTTGGTGTCCAGTGGAGGGTAAGGCTTATCTGAATAGAAAATATCAGTTCATGTTGTCTTCATATTTTGTGACAAATTGTGCAAACTAATAGTTCCTTTTGTTGATTCTCTCTCACCAAAGCCTGTTGGGTGGCCTAACAGGAAGGTAAATATTGATTTTCCTCCCTTTGTTGACAAGTTTTATTTGGGTaaagaataataacaataaaaaaaatgaatattaaatgttgtttttcagtgatGTCACTGCAGAGGTTCCTCTGACTCTGATGTCCCCAAAACCTGCAGGTGAGTGCAGCATTTTGCACATCATTGCCATTTAAATACTTGCTCAGAAATTTCACTTCAACAAATCAGACAGTGGTGAATTTTCTGTTACTCTTCTGATCATCTATTATGTCATgtttcccccttttttctttttttgtgcatgtcaCTGCTGTTCACTGAGCAGAAGTGTAAGTATAAAATTGTCTCTGCgtaaaaacatgtatttaacTGTGGCAGTGACATTCTGTAACTAATTTCCTCGTGTAATTGTGTGTTTCATGAACAACAGCACATTGGATTAAATGCCTTTTCAATTCAGGTGAGGAAAAGTCATTAAGTTTAATGGTGTTCACTTCTTCAAGGGTTACTGTCCTTTTAAGCACCCTTAAACACAAAACTATGAGACCAAGTTTATGATTCATAATCAATAAAGTCTAATGACTGCtatttgtaaaacaaacatttgatcATTTGAGGTTGCAAGCTCTTCTAAAAGAAGCAATAATGGGACAGCCTTCGAAGGAGTGCATTGTTTCCCCTTTTACCGGTGTTGCATttgtataaaatatttaatttgaataactttaaccctcatgaagatttttttggaagatccTCAAGTAGCTCCTTATATCAGCATGTATTGCTGATTTGGTAAATTATGCAAGAGCTACCACTATATGCGTTCGATAAAGGGCCCGTGTTATGAATAATTAAAAAGTGGAAGCCTGCATCGCATGCTACCAGTTTTAGTCCCGTCAGTAACGAAAATTAGATGGAATGTGTTCTGTAAGTTACCTTGGTGATGTCAGACTCAGTTGTGATTTCGTGCACAGGGCGGACATCAAACTTGAGTCCTCTGATTGATAACCAGCGAAGGAAAATCATCTCTGACAGAACTCAAGGAATTCAACACTAATGAAGAAAAGCACAAAGTGACATGTAGTTACTACAATGCTCTTATTTCCCCTGTacatacacatttttattcataaatcACTGCAAACACTCCATCACTGTAAGagtcaaaatgtgacatttctcTCAATGCATTCAGACAATTGTatagaattaaatatttattgcaCAGTTGTCAAAGGAAATGTCCAGTAGACATAGAGTAGACCTTTCCGGACATGTTAAGGATACTAAATATGCAGAGATTAATTTATCCATATTctttattgttgtgttattaGAGCAATAAGATGTGAAGAATGAATATATGGAATCAATGTTCACAAATTACTTCTACTTGTGTCACTCTTCTTAGaagaatatgacaaaataaacacaatttccCTAAATGCCggcttctttttattttattcagtatCTTTGTGTCAACATTTCTATTTAATACTTAGtgcaacactgcaaaaaaaagtagATTAAACATAACTGTTAATCATTTCACCGACAAATGATATACTTTTATTTCTATGTTCGCAATCATTTTGGTGAGTCACATTTCACAATTTGTATTTAGTGCATTTATAGTTGTTCCCAAACATTGCTCTTAAAAGGTAAAGCTTCTCTGAAACACTGCTCTGAATCACGCTGCTTTCGAAAATACAAAATCATTTCTATCCTTTACATATTGATGAGACTTTCACATGACCCACTTGTCCCAAAATGGTGACTCAAACTGAACCACTCTTCATtcactttttccatttcttttacTTATGACTTTTCCAAAACAAACCTCAAACCCACAATCTTGCCTACAATGGTGCTTGAAAGCTTGTGAATCCTTCTGAATTTTCTATACTGTCTTCTATGTGGAATTTTTGCATAGATATGACTTAAAACAGCCCTACATTTTCCTGAAAGTcaggaaaatataaaacaagaacctaattaaacaaaatagacaaaaacattaTAGTGGTGGTAAGGAAAGGACATACATTCACTGAGGATAATGATTCAGTTTTACATATCAGCTTTGGGACGTTGGTGGGTTTCCTCATATGAACTGCTCACTTCAGGTCCTTCCACAACATTTCTGTTGGATTAAGGTCAGGATTTGACTTGGTCATTCCAAAACATTAACTTTAGTCTTGCTTAACCATCCTTTAATGTAACagcttgtctgtttgtttttatttttcttgctgCATGACCTACTTTCTCTTGAGAGCCAATCTGTAGACAGGTGTTCAGGTATTTTCCTTCAGAATTCACTGGTATGATGAAGACTTAATTGTTTAATCAATAATGGCAAGATGTTCTGGAAGAAATGAATCAAAAGAGGTCCACACCATGATAATGGAAGGAAAAGTCTCTAATGCTGAGACTTAAAGACATAATAAACAGCAtggaatatttcattaaattctatCTGTGATTTTTGACATAGGGGACAAATTTGTGTTGTTCTAACACACAGGATCTGTCCCTGCCATGATACACGTCCACAACATTGTGTTGTGATGAACAGAGTTTCACAAATCCCCATTCttgaaataaaacaaggcaCCCACTCACACCTCACGGTCATCCAATGGCTTGAAAACATCTCCAGTTTTAGCTGCTAATCCAGGAAGTTCACCTACTTTTGACACAGACAGATATGATATGGATCATTTTCCTTAATGAGTAAACATCCAACCTAGTGTaatatttgaaatgtgatgTTGCTTGGGGTAATACTTGTgcagaaatactgaaaattcCAGAGTTCACAATCTTTCAAAAACTGTAGCTGTAGTAAAAGACCTGCAAACATATCTGAATAACTTGCGCTAAAATTCGAGCAATATTCAGGCGGGTCTTTTTGTAAATGCTTATACTTTCTGTAGCCAAAATCCATGAAATTGTACATCTGTCGACCTATACCAAATGCTAATAGGTATAAGAATACAATAAGGGTTTTCGTTGACTTACATTTTAGTTGACTGTCAGTCGTTGCCTCTTGGTTGCGCTATTTCACTACTGTATGTTTAAGAAAACAATAGCGCTGCTAGTGCAGGATAAAGATACACTGCTTGGTGCTCTCCGGTCTAGACATCACATCATTAGCCTGGTCAGCTAGTTAGCTGcttattttgacaaaatgtcaaCCACGACCGGTGGCGGAGAGTTTGGCAATCCCCTACGAAAGTTCAAGCTCGTCTTCCTGGGCGAACAAAGTGGTAAGCTGGACACCGTGTACTAAAACCAACAGTCAATTTGGTCGGATGTAAGGATGTGTAAGAAGTGGCAACATTAGCTAACTAGCTTCTCAAGTTAGCTTGGTATTGGCCAGCATGGTAAAGTTATCCCGCGGTATAGTAATAATACGAAGCAAGATGTAAATATTTCAGTGTCAACACTGTGactaagagaaaagaaaatgaaataattatgaACTTACCGATTTTTCATTCTGGTGATGATGTCATTGGGTAGCTACCGTTAGCCGACGGTAAGGTAGCTAAACAATTCGCTGTCCGTCTTAACGATAAATGCTTAAAATAAGCTGAATTATCGTGTCGCATTGGCTTGTGACTTATCTCCAGAAAGGTCTGCTGCCACACTGAAGCAAATAGCATTGCCATTATTCTTCCCATTAGTTTGTGATGCATCAGCATCATCTCGTTAGCATACGCTACCTAGCACAGCACTTTTAGCTAACAGTTAGCCAGCTGTGGCAGAATGAAATACACCAGCAGACACGTTAGCTGACAGTGACTTTCATTGCCTTTTTACAGCCTTAATGTGGTTGTCATAAGTTTGCCACGAATCATTGTCTTCAAGCAGAAGACTCTATATACGTCAGGGAAATTAAGTTTAACTATCTTCTTTTGTCAGAATAGCGCTATTCAACTcgttagctgttagcttccTGCGGCAGCATCTTGCAGAGCCACGTCGGCCAGTGGTGTCCAGACCCGTCGGCCTGTTCCACACCATTTATATATGCAGCTACACAGTCTGACACTGACATTATTAATCGTGACTGTATTTTAGGGATGTTTGTGCATTGTGGTAGTGGTAGCCTCGCGTCACGAAACAAATGTCAAGAGTGAAGTCCTTTTAATTTTCCAAATTTTGTGGCTCCACCCATATTGCCAGCTCAGCGTGTGGGTTCAGTTGTCCACACTGCATCAGTGATAATAACAGTCTACTCACCATGTGATGTCACTGACTCATATCGATTTCTTCCTTTCATATAATACCAAATTACAGTTTATATAATTAGATATCTAATTTTACAATTAAAATTTTGGCTTTGGGTCTGGACTACTTGGATCTAATCACGTGCTACTAAATTTCTGAACTACTACTgaactgtttctgtgtttgtgcagtggGGAAGACCTCTCTCATCACCAGGTTTATGTATGACAGTTTCGACAACACTTACCAGGTAAAAAGGAATTACCTCACAGGATTAGCATGCCAATTAAGTCTACTCTGATCCTTAAAGTGTGTTCtgaagcagacattttgacattttaagcaCAGACATAAtcaataatattaattaaagtAGCTGTTTCTTTATATTCCAGATGTAGGTCCTTTGTTAGCATGCACAACCTAATATCTTGTACAAGTGAACAGTACATGAATCAGAGGCAATGAGCGGGCTAACATGCACATTAGAATCCCAGTTTTGAGTCTTATTTTGATTCTCTTCGTAGTCAGAACATTATGTTTACATGGAACATAAGAATCCAAGTTATCCCTATCTCTATGTGCAGGATCATTACAGCATCCAGGTTTCTGTTGCTGCACAATTTTTTAAGGCATTATTTGTATttctaaaactaaaaatatgtgCAACACATAACCAGGATACGACAAAAATCTCTTTGTAACCAAGATTTTATAGTACATGTAAATGCACACACTGATAATGTTAAGTGCCACCTATGCTGTTCCTTCAGTGACACGTCATAATGTTGTGATAAAGGTTCAAAAGATGTTGAACATGTAATTAGTTTTATTAGTTCTCCTTAAATATATACGTTATCGTTATCAATGAAATGTGCTGATATCAATGTTAAATTGCCATGATTGTCTTACAGGCAACAATTGGCATTGACTTTTTGTCAAAAACCATGTACCTAGAAGATCGCACGGTAAGCCCtgtctattttattttactgtcatcaTTTCATTAGTCAGAATCGGTAGAAAAGCATGCATCTGCTTTTTTTATGTAGTAgccatcatttattttcctgtcaccatttcacattgtgtttttacattttcctaaATTTTGCCATTCATTTTGTTAAACATGTGATCATGTTTTTAGTTCCTACCATATTATCaagattttcttttccttccatcCCCTGGCTGGATCATGAAATGCCCCTCGTACCCACATTTGTTTCATGGCTGGCCATAGATCCGGCTGCAGCTCTGGGATACAGCCGGACAGGAACGTTTCCGCAGCCTCATCCCCAGTTACATCCgagattcagctgctgctgtggtggTTTATGACATAGCCAGTAGGTATCATGGCCTTGCCTCTCCTCCTTGTCCTTCACTTAGTATGTGGAAGGGCAGAAAAAGAAGAGCATTTACTAGCCTAGTAAACCCCACTGGACAGCATGTTAAAAGCTTATTCCAGACTGTTTGCATCAGCTTCAGTGACACTAAAGTATTTCACCAGCAGTGTCCAAGAGGGTCTGCGCTTCCTAAATGTTGTTACATATGAGGCTGATGGaagaaataacataaaatgtctGCCGATGTCACTTCATGGGCAAAGATCCTGTGAAACTGCCTAAATAATGATTCAGCAGGGAGCCTTTTACATGTCTTATTTGCATAACACGCTTCATCTCTTAGCCTTCTGCATTTGAAGGATTTTCCTCATTCCTTCATAAAATACCATTTTCATCTTTGCTGCTTGGCCTGCATTTCTTTTATGTCTGTCCTGTTCTCCACCTTCTTGTTCTTCCTTTGCCTCCCTTTATCTCgatctttttgtccttttcttccTCTACATTCCGATCCTCAGGTCCGGCTCCAGCTCTGGGACACTGCTGGACAGGAGCGTTTTCGTAGCCTAATTCCCAGCTACATCCGTGACTCTACCATTGCTGTGGTTGTTTATGACATCACCAGTGAGTCAGGGCTGTACTCTAACCTTTCTGTAGGGCTCTAGAGCAATTGGAAAGAAACCGTTCTGGCATAGTTGCTACTTTATTTCTGCTAATAACCTTCAGAATCTCTAAGTGTATTTTCCCTCAAGCTTCTCTTCTGAATATGCCTGCTTACTAACACATGACTATGAGCTTTATTTTTATCAAATGTTCTACTGTCTTTTTACGAGGAGTAACACCAGCCTTTGCACACTTTCAACTGTAGCTAATATAGCAAGTGATTCATGTCTTTTGGGGCTACATGTGGCTGATATGTAcaataattgttttgtttttttctcaattgCAGATCTTAATTCATTCCAGCAAACCTCAAAGTGGATTGATGATGTTAGAACAGAGAGAGGAAGTGATGTCATTATCATGCTTGTTGGGAACAAAACAGACTTAGCGGATAAAAGGTACATGGTCGTGTGATAAGAGTGGATGGTTATAGTAATGATTTTCCTATTCTGTTTGCAAAGACTGATAAACGTAGTGAAATGTTGTCATTCTACGACAAAAAGAAAATTGGTAGCCTTAAGTATTATAGTATATAAACTGCCAAAGCCTGGAATCCCACTTTTCTTCCCTTCAGTGCATCTCATCCAATTTTGA
This Amphiprion ocellaris isolate individual 3 ecotype Okinawa chromosome 13, ASM2253959v1, whole genome shotgun sequence DNA region includes the following protein-coding sequences:
- the rab41 gene encoding ras-related protein Rab-41 isoform X3; protein product: MSTTTGGGEFGNPLRKFKLVFLGEQSVGKTSLITRFMYDSFDNTYQATIGIDFLSKTMYLEDRTIRLQLWDTAGQERFRSLIPSYIRDSAAAVVVYDIANLNSFQQTSKWIDDVRTERGSDVIIMLVGNKTDLADKRQVSVEAAERKARELNVMYIETSAKAGYNVKQLFRRVAAALPGMDSTPEKSKEDMIDIKLEKQPEMTVTESSCSC
- the rab41 gene encoding ras-related protein Rab-41 isoform X1, whose translation is MSTTTGGGEFGNPLRKFKLVFLGEQSVGKTSLITRFMYDSFDNTYQATIGIDFLSKTMYLEDRTVRLQLWDTAGQERFRSLIPSYIRDSTIAVVVYDITNLNSFQQTSKWIDDVRTERGSDVIIMLVGNKTDLADKRQITTEEGEQRAKELNVMFIETSAKTGYNVKQLFRRVAAALPGMDSTPEKSKEDMIDIKLEKQPEMTVTESSCSC
- the rab41 gene encoding ras-related protein Rab-41 isoform X2, producing the protein MSTTTGGGEFGNPLRKFKLVFLGEQSVGKTSLITRFMYDSFDNTYQATIGIDFLSKTMYLEDRTVRLQLWDTAGQERFRSLIPSYIRDSTIAVVVYDITNLNSFQQTSKWIDDVRTERGSDVIIMLVGNKTDLADKRQVSVEAAERKARELNVMYIETSAKAGYNVKQLFRRVAAALPGMDSTPEKSKEDMIDIKLEKQPEMTVTESSCSC
- the rab41 gene encoding ras-related protein Rab-41 isoform X4 translates to MSTTTGGGEFGNPLRKFKLVFLGEQSVGKTSLITRFMYDSFDNTYQATIGIDFLSKTMYLEDRTIRLQLWDTAGQERFRSLIPSYIRDSAAAVVVYDIANLNSFQQTSKWIDDVRTERGSDVIIMLVGNKTDLADKRQITTEEGEQRAKELNVMFIETSAKTGYNVKQLFRRVAAALPGMDSTPEKSKEDMIDIKLEKQPEMTVTESSCSC
- the arr3b gene encoding arrestin 3b, retinal (X-arrestin) — protein: MSKVFKKTSGNGHIALYLGKRDFVDHVDSVDVVEGVVKVDSSGLEGRKVYVYLACAFRYGSDDLDVIGLSFRRDIWIKRVQVYPATENPTKTPMLESLLKKVGEQGYPFAFQMPTDLPCSVSLQPGPGDSGKACGVDFEVKAFLANEADNPDEVIDKKDTCRLMIRKIQFAPANNKAGPKAEISKQFMMSDKPVHLEIALEKECYYHGDPITVKVKINNETTKTVKKIKVSVEQLTSVVLYCSDIYTKEVCCQEFAETVNANSTLDKSFQITPLLSNNKEKRGLAVDGRLKDGDTNLASTTLSQGEKEMQGIIISYKVKVNLLVSSGGLLGGLTGSDVTAEVPLTLMSPKPAGECSILHIIAI